The sequence CGCGAGGAACGTCGCGTTGGCGTCCTCCGCGAGCGTTGCGCGCTCGCCTTCGGCTAGCGGTTCCCGCAACTCGCGCGGCTCGGCGATCCAGAGATCGTCGGCGATCTTCGTCGAGAGGTGCAGCGCGAACGCTGTGCCGTCGCGGCGGCGAGCGAGGAGCGCGGCCGGGATCGTCGCGGAGTCGTTCGCGACCAGCAGATCGCCGCGGCGCAAAAACGCCGCGAGGTCGCGGAACGCGGCGTGGCACTGCGCACGCGCGGCGACATCCGTGACGAGCAGACGGACGCCGTCACGCGCGAGGCCGCGGCGCTCCGGCGGCGCCGTCGCTTCGTTCGCTGCGGAGAGCGCGAATGAGATGCTTGCGGCCATCCTTCGACAAGCTCAGGATGACAGGGCGGCAGCGGGCGACGCAGACGTTGCGACCGCCGGCGACGCGAACGCCGGCGACTGGAGCTGCACGCGCGTGAAGGCGCCGCGCGGGGAGGCGATCGCGCGCAAGAGCGCTGGCGCGACGTCGCGCGGGTCGGCGAGCGCTGAGCGGTCCGCGTCGGGGACGGCGGCGTGGTGCAGCTCGGTGTCCATGTCGCCGGGGTCCGCGACGATCACGCCGATCCCGCTGCCGTCGAGCTCTTCGGCGAGGATGCGCGAGAGGTGCTCGAGCGCGGCTTTCGCCGAGCCGTAACCGCCCCAGCCCGCGTATGCTTCGACCGCCGCGTCGGAGCTGACGTTCACGATCGTGCCGCCGCCGTTGCGGCGCATGATCGGGAGCGCGTGCTGGATCAGGTGCAGCGGGGCGTAGACGTTGGTGGTGAAGATGCGGTCGAAGACCGCGGGCGAAAGTTGATCGAGCGCCGGTAAGGGGGAGCGGCCGATCGTCGAGGCGTTGTTGACGATCAGGTCGATGCGGCCGAAGTGCTGCTCGGCGGCTTCGACCAGACGGTGGACGTGCGCGCCGTCGGCGACGTCGCCGGCGAGCGCGACGACCGGCGTGAGCTGCGAGAGCTCGCGTTCCGCCGCGTCAAGCGCGTCGGCGCCGCGCGCGTCGATCACGAGCGAGATGCCGGCGCGGGCCAGCTCGCGCGCGACCGCGAGCCCGAGTCCTTTCGAAGCGCCGGTGACGATCGCGACGTGCGAGCGCTCGAACCAGGTGTAGTCTTCCATGCGCCGAGCGTAGCGCACGCGGCGACGCTCGCACGACGCTCGAACGAACCGTCCCGCCCCTGTCCGTTCGGACAGCCTTAGGCGTCGTCGTCGACGGCGCTGATCGTGACCACTTGGTCGACGTTGATCTCCACGGTGTGGACGAGCCGCTCGCCGCGGGCCGTGCGCAGCGTGATCAGCCGCGCTCCTCCGGTCGCGTCGAGGCCGGCTTTGATCGCGCGATAGCCGTCCTCGTTGGTCGTCAGCCGGTGACCATCGCTGAGGAAGACGTCGAAACGCTTCATGCTTGCCCGCTTCCGTCAGGCCAGCCCGCGCGCCTTCGCGATCGCGACCGCCTGGGCGCGGTTGCTGGCGCCGAGCCGCGCCAGGATCTCGCCGACGTGGAACTTCACGGTCCGCTCGGTGATGCCGAGCCGCTCGCCGATCGCGCGGTTCGACAGGCCGGCGGCGAGGAAGCCCAGGATCTCGCGCTCGCGCTCCGTGAGCCGGTCGCGGCGCGGCTGGCGCACCGCGCGCGCGAGCTGCGCGGCGATCTCGCCGGGGATCAGCGGCTTCCCCGCGGCGACGGCGCGCACGACCGCGACCAGCTCGTCGCTCGAGGTTCCTTTGAGCACGTATGAGTCGGCGCCGCGCTCGAACGCGCTCGCGACGCGCTCCTCGCCGGCGTAGGCGCTGAAGACCACGATCCGCGTCGCCGGCGAGGCTGCTTTGATCTCCGATATCGCGTCGAGCCCGCTGCGCCCGCCGAGCTCCAAGTCGAGGATCAGCACGTCGGGCCGCTGCGCGCTCGCCAGCGCGACCGCGTCCGCGGCGCCGGCGCCCGTCGCGACGACCTCGATCTCGCCGGCCGCGCGCAGGTTCGCGACGACGCCGTCGGTGACGATCGGATGGTCGTCGACGATCGCAACCCGAATCATGCCCGCGCTCGCGGGACGACCGCTTCGATCAGCGTCCCTTCGCCGGGGGCGGAGGCCACGCGCAATGTTCCGCCGGCGATCCGCGCGCGCTCTTCCATCCCGACCAAACCGTAGCGGTCGTCGTCGCGCAGCGCCGGCTCGAAGCCGCTGCCGTCGTCGC is a genomic window of Candidatus Eremiobacterota bacterium containing:
- a CDS encoding SDR family oxidoreductase, whose translation is MEDYTWFERSHVAIVTGASKGLGLAVARELARAGISLVIDARGADALDAAERELSQLTPVVALAGDVADGAHVHRLVEAAEQHFGRIDLIVNNASTIGRSPLPALDQLSPAVFDRIFTTNVYAPLHLIQHALPIMRRNGGGTIVNVSSDAAVEAYAGWGGYGSAKAALEHLSRILAEELDGSGIGVIVADPGDMDTELHHAAVPDADRSALADPRDVAPALLRAIASPRGAFTRVQLQSPAFASPAVATSASPAAALSS
- a CDS encoding response regulator transcription factor, coding for MIRVAIVDDHPIVTDGVVANLRAAGEIEVVATGAGAADAVALASAQRPDVLILDLELGGRSGLDAISEIKAASPATRIVVFSAYAGEERVASAFERGADSYVLKGTSSDELVAVVRAVAAGKPLIPGEIAAQLARAVRQPRRDRLTEREREILGFLAAGLSNRAIGERLGITERTVKFHVGEILARLGASNRAQAVAIAKARGLA